DNA sequence from the Bacteroidota bacterium genome:
GCCGACTTGTAAGGAAGGACATTTACATCAGAAGCCGAGAAAAACAAGGATACTTCGTCATCGGCTATATATCTTAGGTTTGCACTTATTTTATTTTCAAGTCTTAGATTTTTTATTTGAGTGAAATATTTTTCATCCTTTCCGTAAACTTCACCTGCAATAAGAAGGTAATATTCATCAGAAAGATATTTCATTGTTTCAATAAGGATATCCAAACCTTTGTATTCGCGAACAAATCCAAAGAAAAGAAGAACTTTTTTATTCCCCGGAATATTCAGTTTTTTCCTTGCTTCTTTTTTATCAATTATTTTTCCGAAATGATTGTAAAGAGGATGAGAACGAAAAATATATTTTGCATCGGGTTTAAGCTGTAGCAAATCATTTTTTACCGTATTGCTCATTACTACAAAAGCTGAATTTCTTTTAAGAAAATATTTTGAAAAGCTAATGTCATAAAATTTCTTTTCGTGAGGGATAACGTTATCTAAAACCGTTATCACTTTGGTTCCTTGCTTTTTAAGCATAGCTGCAACATATCCAAGTGAAGGGGCAAAAAACGGCATCCAATATTTCATGATTAAAATATCGGGTTTATACTTTTTGATTTCTTTAGCAGTAGAAAAATATGAAAATGGATTTATTGAATCCAAAATTCTTTTAGCATCTATTTTTTCTACATTATCTTTTTCATTAACAAATTGCGTTTTACCTGGGAATAAAAGATTAGGATATTGCCTTTTAAAAGTAAAAGCTTTTACTTCATGCTCTTTTGAAAAAGCATTAAAAAGGGATGTATTAAAATGTGTAATACCACCTCTAAAAGGATAAAACGTTGATAGATATGCAATTTTCATTTGAAGTAAGTTTTTAAACAANNNNNNNNNNNNNNNNNNNNNNNNNNNNNNNNNNNNNNNNNNNNNNNNNNNNNNNNNNNNNNNNNNNNNNNNNNNNNNNNNNNNNNNNNNNNNNNNNNNNAAATTCCTAACAATAGCATCATAAACCATCTCAACAGAAATATCATTCATGCAATGATTTTCACGTTTGCATTTTGTTCCATAAAAGCAATCACAACCACTTGGTGGTTCAATAATTTCTCCTCTGTTATAAAGTTCAAATTCATTTTTGTTAAAAATATTTACAAAAAGAATCATTGGTTTTTTAATCGCAGTAGCAATATGCATCATCATTGAAACTGCTGTAACAACC
Encoded proteins:
- a CDS encoding glycosyltransferase, translating into LFKNLLQMKIAYLSTFYPFRGGITHFNTSLFNAFSKEHEVKAFTFKRQYPNLLFPGKTQFVNEKDNVEKIDAKRILDSINPFSYFSTAKEIKKYKPDILIMKYWMPFFAPSLGYVAAMLKKQGTKVITVLDNVIPHEKKFYDISFSKYFLKRNSAFVVMSNTVKNDLLQLKPDAKYIFRSHPLYNHFGKIIDKKEARKKLNIPGNKKVLLFFGFVREYKGLDILIETMKYLSDEYYLLIAGEVYGKDEKYFTQIKNLRLENKISANLRYIADDEVSLFFSASDVNVLPYKSATQSGILSIAYHFELPVIVTDVGSLKEAVEPHNTGMVVDKADSKMIKDSVIEFFKNQQEFKAGIRKFKELNSWDKMAEAIKKFSKEI